One region of Salvia miltiorrhiza cultivar Shanhuang (shh) chromosome 3, IMPLAD_Smil_shh, whole genome shotgun sequence genomic DNA includes:
- the LOC131016698 gene encoding actin-depolymerizing factor 1-like translates to MANAASGMAVHDDCKLRFLELKAKRTYRYIIFKIEEKQKQVVVEKVGEPTETYEDFAASVPAEECRYCIYDFDFVTAENCQKSKIFFIAWSPDSSRIRSKMIYASSKDRFKRELDGIQVELQATDPTEMGLDVIKSRAI, encoded by the exons ATG GCGAATGCAGCATCTGGGATGGCCGTTCATGATGATTGCAAGTTGAGATTCTTGGAACTGAAGGCGAAGAGGACTTATCGCTACATTATCTTTAAGATAGAAGAGAAACAGAAGCAGGTTGTTGTTGAAAAAGTTGGTGAGCCAACTGAAACCTATGAGGACTTTGCTGCTAGTGTCCCTGCTGAGGAATGTCGCTATTGCATCTACGATTTTGACTTTGTGACTGCAGAGAATTGCCAGAAAAGCAAGATTTTCTTTATTGCTTG GTCTCCTGATTCTTCAAGGATCAGAAGCAAGATGATATATGCTAGCTCAAAGGACAGATTCAAGAGGGAACTGGACGGTATTCAAGTTGAACTGCAAGCAACCGATCCAACTGAAATGGGCCTTGATGTTATTAAGAGTCGTGCTATCTAA